A stretch of Plasmodium chabaudi chabaudi strain AS genome assembly, chromosome: 14 DNA encodes these proteins:
- a CDS encoding protein phosphatase PPM5, putative, whose product MGTCTSFLKKKYAKDRKNTRRRLSISTKSELPNDTDEIKRSIKELKENESKFKEGSQSSICLSDKKESQDEEGTKIDVQKSKIKKRSSIAGVQASHFQEDFEKKCVKIKGSVDKLHENGIGYVCRKGLKPESPNQDDFIIITMENLALYAIFDGHGPYGHDVSNYVQKELPYMIIRDEKFLKNPKKVFTNAFLSIHENIEKGTNLYLESIVNGGMKSSSNIGKNKINEVVSTHLDSHTKNILSESDNDNNSYLESYDNFKSSDNIYSDNYDDNINSDKDDDLYDDNIEKNSESDDSNEYINENKKLNKKKKNNKPFFDSTMSGTTATIIVHLFKEKKLYVAYVGDSRAVLGKKKKGSSKKIDAVELTKDHKPNSEGEKKRIIKSGGQVLKLEGDIPYRVFLKNKFYPGLAMSRAIGDTLGHQIGIISEPDFMEVNINEDEDILVLICSDGVWEFISSEEAVNMIYDYGYDKVQDAVEKLAKESWDRWLSEEENIVDDITVQAIYLSDKLKNKN is encoded by the exons ATGGGTACATGCAcctcttttttaaaaaaaaaatatg cTAAAGATCGAAAAAATACAAGAAGAAGATTGTCTATCAGCACTAAAAGTGAACTGCCAAACGATActgatgaaataaaaagaagTATTAAAGAActtaaagaaaatgaaagcAAATTTAAAGAGGGATCACAAAGTAGCATATGTTTAAgtgataaaaaagaatCTCAAGATGAAGAAGGAACAAAAATTGATGTgcaaaaaagtaaaataaaaaaacgatcATCTATTGCAGGGGTGCAAGCATCACATTTTCAAGAAGactttgaaaaaaaatgcgtAAAAATTAAAGGTTCTGTTGATAAATTACATGAAAATGGTATTGGATATGTTTGTAGAAAAGGCTTAAAGCCTGAAAGCCCTAATCAAGatgattttattattataacaatGGAAAATTTAGCTTTATATGCCATTTTTGATGGGCATGGCCCATATGGCCATGATGTTTCAAATTATGTACAAAAGGAATTACCATATATGATTATAAGAgatgaaaaatttttaaaaaatcctAAGAAAGTTTTTACCAATGCTTTTTTAAGTATTcatgaaaatattgaaaaaggAACGAATCTTTATCTAGAATCAATTGTAAATGGTGGTATGAAAAGTTCTAGTAATATTggcaaaaataaaattaatgaagTTGTCAGTACTCATTTAGATTCTCATACTAAGAATATTCTAAGTGAATCAGACAACgataataattcatatttagaaagttatgataattttaaaagcaGCGACAACATATATAGTGACAAttatgatgataatatCAACAGTGATAAAGATGATGATTtatatgatgataatattgaaaaaaatagcgaAAGTGATGAttcaaatgaatatataaatgaaaacaaaaaattaaataagaaaaaaaaaaataataaaccaTTTTTTGATAGTACAATGAGCGGCACAACAGCAACAATCATAGTTCATTtgtttaaagaaaaaaaattatatgtggCATATGTCGGAGATTCGAGGGCTGTTTTaggaaaaaagaaaaagggctcttcaaaaaaaatagatgcTGTAGAGCTAACTAAGGATCATAAACCTAATTCTGAaggtgaaaaaaaaagaatcaTAAAATCAGGCGGTCAAGTTTTGAAATTAGAAGGCGACATACCTTATCGtgtttttttgaaaaataaattttaccCAGGATTGGCAATGTCACG GGCCATTGGAGACACATTAGGGCATCAAATAGGAATAATATCAGAACCTGATTTTATGGAAGTTAACATAAACGAAGATGAAGATATTcttgttttaatttgtaGTGATGGAGTATGGGAGTTTATATCATCAGAGGAAGCCGTTAATATGATATATGATTATGGCTATGATAAA GTTCAAGATGCCGTGGAGAAACTAGCGAAAGAATCTTGGGATCGGTGGTTAAGTGAAGAGGAAAATATCGTCGATGATATAACAGTACAAGCCATCTATTTATcagataaattaaaaaataaaaattaa
- a CDS encoding ABC1 family, putative yields MVAEKLRDVILRPRKLMALRMPIVHRRNYMSNDEIQKFKNRNNEEKYNKRECTEKTNNEINNFKYTYVNEDCVTPFDIYKWSDILNTNNEKLISDAIKHEKNEQMKRNCKKRKEADEAEVEDPLRELLNINKILKRYGIIINENENDILVENQIKTYFHNFLNILETNFENNDLIKDIIKEVKQNESHIFYYIYKNFMIIHGLPLKCFWKYDNIENQYNISNKYNQFNENGEIFENEYLFQNVDINKIDSLLNEDGLDNIMKKNMDTNTKDFKHDQSLKNNSTSNTDSAGYHFQNSSNIFSTKYKFINSPFTDITNIEKENKKPTSDNIYEPDNGSNYNIKGSNNQKLTQSYEYNIANNFGFYKDRKYLSTVASHNNIKYEDATQKKNIFVNPSDRKKYITKNDINEKEDIGHSSPIGGKGNEAYAELNENNDETIENPKEHFMVDETDFNYNINILDNKIKTNEKKEKTDFRVSEVPVSPLSRAKVFGKVFFDIAKNTSIEYIKKKIISNEMNNNQKDFIINEKNAEILANGLSKMRGVVLKLGQMVSLQDECLSPILIKALKMVSNSADIMPKDQLVKVLKSELGEDYESKFDYFDYKPFASASIGQVHEGVINNKKVAIKIQYPGVYESIDSDIKNLLFINQYTNLILKNLYIENICKEIRKELICECDYINEAKYYVLFKNIFQKSKYFYVPNVYSEYVTKRVLVTSYIEGISLEKVAESYPQPIRDSIGQRIIYLCLHELFVLKIMNTDPNLGNFIYNPEDDKLCLIDFGATRSYKNEFVDQYLRLVKSSVEEDEDKIYHYSYMLNFFIGQENEDMKSSHIKSVILVGEPFKSQVYDFGNNDLAKNIYTLLPRIIYNRLVPPRSEIYTLHRKLSGSYLICMKLKARVNAADIFNSIYNNYVFSVKDTYTKKS; encoded by the coding sequence atgGTTGCTGAAAAGTTAAGAGATGTAATATTAAGACCAAGGAAATTGATGGCATTACGTATGCCAATAGTACATAGAAGAAACTATATGAGTAACGatgaaatacaaaaatttaaaaatagaaataatgaagaaaaatataataaaagagaATGTActgaaaaaacaaataatgaaataaataattttaaatacacATATGTGAATGAGGATTGCGTAACCCCCTTtgatatatacaaatggtcagatattttaaatactaATAATGAAAAGTTAATAAGTGATGCAATAAAAcacgaaaaaaatgaacaaaTGAAAAGGAACTGtaagaaaagaaaagaagCTGACGAAGCAGAGGTAGAAGACCCCTTAAGGGAATTGctcaatataaataaaatattgaaaagatatggaataataataaatgaaaatgaaaatgatattcTTGTTGAAAACCAAATCAAAACATATTTCCATAATTTCTTAAACATATTAGAAACAAactttgaaaataatgatttaataaaagatataataaaagaagtaaaacaaaatgagtcccatatattttattatatatataaaaattttatgattaTACATGGATTACcattaaaatgtttttggaaatatgataatattgaaaatcAGTATAATATTAGTAATAAGTATAACcaatttaatgaaaatggggaaatatttgaaaatgaatatttgtTTCAAAATGTAgacattaataaaattgattCACTACTAAATGAAGATGGATTggataatataatgaaaaaaaatatggatacTAATACCAAAGATTTCAAGCATGATcaatcattaaaaaataatagcacAAGCAATACAGATAGCGCTGGATaccattttcaaaattcttctaacatattttctaccaaatacaaatttatcAACTCACCCTTCACTGATATAACTAACATAGAAAAGGAGAATAAAAAGCCAACAAGTGATAACATATATGAACCTGATAATGGTAGTAATTACAATATAAAAGGGAGTAATAATCAAAAATTAACACAAagttatgaatataatattgcaAATAATTTTGGATTTTATAAAGATAGAAAATATCTAAGTACTGTCGCTTCAcacaataatataaaatatgaagatGCCacccaaaaaaaaaatatttttgtgaaTCCAAGTGAtagaaaaaagtatattacgaaaaatgatataaatgaaaaagaagataTAGGTCATTCTAGTCCAATTGGTGGAAAAGGAAATGAAGCGTATGCAGAATTAaacgaaaataatgatgaaacaATTGAAAACCCCAAAGAACATTTCATGGTTGACGAAACAGATTTCAATTACAATATTAACATTTTggataacaaaataaaaactaatgaaaaaaaagagaaaactGATTTTCGAGTAAGTGAGGTGCCAGTTTCACCTTTAAGTAGAGCTAAAGTCTTTGGCAaagtattttttgatattgcaaaaaatactagcattgaatatataaaaaaaaaaataatttcaaatgaaatgaataataaccAAAaagattttattattaacgaaaaaaatgctGAAATATTGGCTAATGGATTAAGTAAAATGAGAGGAGTAGTTTTAAAATTGGGGCAAATGGTAAGCTTGCAAGATGAATGCTTATCTccaatattaataaaagcaCTAAAAATGGTTAGCAATTCAGCTGATATAATGCCAAAAGATCAATTAGtaaaagttttaaaaagtGAATTAGGTGAAGATTATGAAAGTaaatttgattattttgattataaGCCATTTGCAAGTGCATCTATAGGGCAAGTACATGAAGgtgtaataaataataaaaaagttgcGATTAAAATTCAATACCCAGGTGTATATGAATCCATAGATagtgatataaaaaatttgctatttataaatcaatatactaatttaatattaaaaaatttatatattgaaaatatttgtaaagAAATAAGAAAAGAATTAATATGCGAATGTgattatattaatgaagcaaaatattatgtactttttaaaaatatttttcaaaaaagtaaatatttttatgtaccAAATGTTTATTCTGAATATGTAACAAAAAGGGTATTAGTAACATCTTACATTGAAGGTATATCATTAGAAAAAGTAGCAGAAAGCTATCCGCAACCTATTAGAGATTCTATAGGTcaaagaataatatatctttGTTTACATGAAttgtttgttttaaaaattatgaacacAGATCCTAACTTAggcaattttatatataacccAGAAGACGATAAATTATGTCTAATTGATTTTGGAGCTACAagatcatataaaaatgaatttgtTGATCAGTATTTAAGACTTGTAAAATCATCAGTCGAAGAAGATGAAGacaaaatttatcattattcatatatgcttaatttttttattggccaagaaaatgaagataTGAAATCATCTCATATTAAATCAGTTATATTAGTTGGAGAGCCATTTAAATCTCAAGTATATGATTTTGGTAATAATGATTTagctaaaaatatatatacattattacccagaattatatataatagattAGTTCCCCCAAGATCAGAAATCTATACGCTTCACAGAAAATTATCAGGCTCCTATTTGATATGTATGAAGCTAAAGGCCAGGGTTAATGCTGCcgatatttttaattcgaTTTACAacaattatgttttttcgGTTAAGGATAcatacacaaaaaaatcataa
- a CDS encoding apicoplast ribosomal protein L33 precursor, putative, translating to MRKCDTLAYFFLFLLIISIKCCQQFITPNNINSIKIPYPKISSENRRNVSLYARKKKNRKVIVLECTEARKLGKRPSRYVTEKNKVNTPKKLQLYKYNKYLKRRTLHVEIK from the exons atgaGAAAATGTGACACActagcatatttttttctttttttacttattaTTTCAATAAAATGCTGTCAGCAATTTATCACgccaaataatataaatagcaTAAAAATACCCTATCCAAAAATCAGTTCAGAAAATAGAAGAAATG TAAGCTTATATgcaagaaaaaaaaaaaaccgAAAAGTTATAGTCCTTGAATGCACTGAAGCAAGGAAATTAGGGAAACGACCCTCAAGATATGTGACAGAAAAGAATAAAGTTAACACACCAAAGAAGTTACAATTATATAAGTATAACAAATACCTTAAAAGAAGAACATTGCATGtagaaattaaataa
- a CDS encoding acyl-CoA binding protein, putative has product MADLFDKCVAFVSSLPKTEPLSVETKLDLYKYYKQSMFGPCNIEAPSFFKFDEKKKYDAWKSVEELSKDDAKAKYVELVTSLYPEWNK; this is encoded by the coding sequence ATGGCGgatttatttgataaatgTGTTGCTTTCGTTAGCTCATTACCTAAAACTGAACCACTTTCAGTGGAGACAAAATtggatttatataaatattataagcaAAGTATGTTTGGTCCATGTAATATTGAAGCCCcaagtttttttaaatttgacgaaaaaaaaaaatacgacGCATGGAAATCAGTTGAAGAGTTAAGTAAAGATGACGCCAAAGCCAAATATGTTGAACTTGTTACTTCATTATATCCTGAAtggaataaataa
- a CDS encoding RuvB-like helicase 1, putative yields the protein MNIIESNKEKERISLHSHISGLGLDEDGFVHDADLDEPQQIHKKSEQNGNITNGKLTNGENIHDNQYNEMSNMNGDNNIDASSNEGEEGKDKIKSLYNCKGMVGQKKAREAAGIFINLIKEKNICKCLLLAGPSGSGKTAIAIAISKEISEESIPFCIFNASQVYSCEVKKTEILTQYIRKSIGVKIKEIKEVFEGEVMKLEPFYDDTYDEKKISYVHITLKTLKEQKKIKIHSSIYENILKEKIQEKDVIYIESHSGLVKRVGRCSLYQDMFDIETDTFVDLPKGNVHKKKNIIQNVTLYDLDISNVQPKDNILNFFQNAKCKKTEITDKLRNEINKIVYKYVDQGIAQIVPGVLFIDEVHMLDIECFTYLNRTLESNLAPIVILATNRGICNIKGTNIISAHGIPVDLLDRIIIVKTMLYNKEEILQVLKLRCKFENIKIENEALNYLADIGMSCSLRYAIQLLTPAKILSKRKGKKMISKSIIEIVSSIFFDTKRSTQLLLSEKNKYLY from the exons ATGAATATAATCGAATCCaacaaagaaaaagaaagaatAAGTCTCCATAGCCATATTAGCGGCTTGGGTTTAGATGAGGATGGATTTGTGCACGATGCTGATTTAGACGAACCTCAACagatacataaaaaaagtgaGCAAAATGGTAATATTACAAATGGAAAGCTTACAAATGGTGAAAATATACATGACAATCAATACAATGAAATGTCCAATATGAATggagataataatattgatgCATCAAGTAATGAGGGTGAAGAAGgtaaagataaaataaaaagtttataTAATTGCAAAGGTATGGTTGGTCAAAAAAAAGCTAGAGAAGCAGCaggaatatttataaacttaataaaagagaaaaatatttgtaaatgCTTATTGCTGGCTGGTCCTAGTGGAAGTGGGAAAACAGCTATTGCTATTGCAATAAGTAAAGAGATTAGCGAAGAATCTATTcctttttgtatatttaatgCATCTCAAGTATATTCTTGTGAGGTTAAAAAAACTGAAATCTTAACAcaatatataagaaaaagtattggtgtaaaaataaaagaaatcaAAGAAGTATTTGAAGGAGAAGTTATGAAATTAGAACCATTTTATGATGATACATATGacgaaaagaaaatatcttatgtacatattactttgaaaacattaaaagaacaaaaaaaaataaaaatacattcttctatatatgaaaatatattaaaagaaaaaatacaagaaaaagatgttatatatatagaatcACATAGCGGTTTGGTTAAAAGAGTAGGTAGATGTAGTTTATATCAAGATATGTTTGATATAGAAACAGATACATTTGTTGATTTACCTAAGGGAaatgttcataaaaaaaaaaatatcatacAAAATGTTACATTATACGACTTAGATATATCTAATGTCCAACCCAAAGATAATATACTTAACTTTTTTCAAAACGctaaatgtaaaaaaacagAAATAACAGATAAATTaagaaatgaaataaataaaattgtttataaatatgtagaCCAAGGAATTGCACAAATTGTTCCTGGTGTCTTATTTATCGATGAG GTGCATATGTTAGATATCGAGTGTTTCACGTATTTAAACCGAACCCTAGAATCAAATTTAGCGCCCATTGTTATATTAGCAACAAATAGAGGAATTTGCAATATAAAAG gcacaaatataatatctGCGCATGGAATACCTGTTGATTTACTCGATAGGATAATTATTGTAAAGACGATGTTATATAACAAAGAAGAGATATTGCAG gttttaaaattaagatgtaaatttgaaaatataaaaattgaaaatgaagccttaaattatttagcCGATATAG gCATGAGCTGCTCTTTAAGATATGCTATACAACTTTTAACACCAGCAAAAATTTTATCCAAAAGAAAGggaaagaaaatgataagtAAATCCATTATAGAGATCGTttcttccatttttttcgaCACAAAAAGATCAACACAACTTTTGTtaagtgaaaaaaataaatacttgTATTAA